From Xyrauchen texanus isolate HMW12.3.18 chromosome 9, RBS_HiC_50CHRs, whole genome shotgun sequence, the proteins below share one genomic window:
- the LOC127649342 gene encoding CD59 glycoprotein-like has protein sequence MMKVLLLALVLALVLADGSALECHRCVPSTPGGRCSITKETCGYKQDACVAARFTTSPFSYFQRCIAMSDCMILQSSPYIKTRCCQTDLCNTPVL, from the exons ATGATGAAGGTTCTGCTATTGGCACTTGTTCTTGCCCTAGTGTTGGCAGATG GCTCTGCCTTGGAATGTCACAGGTGTGTTCCCAGCACACCTGGTGGAAGATGTTCAATCACCAAAGAGACCTGTGGCTATAAACAAGATGCATGCGTAGCTGCCAGATTTACCACGTCTCCCT TTTCCTATTTCCAGAGGTGTATCGCCATGTCAGATTGCATGATTCTTCAGTCCAGCCCCTATATCAAGACTCGGTGCTGTCAGACAGACCTCTGCAATACACCTGTCCTTTAA
- the LOC127649454 gene encoding cytotoxin 1b-like encodes MKILLVALVLALVLADGSALKCNHCVPLSGTRCTPSQETCGFGKDACISARFMFSPFTGFRRCSSTAECLILQSNTAIKTKCCHTDLCNNVVI; translated from the exons ATGAAGATCTTGCTGGTGGCTCTTGTTCTTGCCCTGGTGTTGGCAGATG GATCTGCCTTGAAATGCAACCACTGTGTTCCTCTGTCTGGAACTCGTTGCACTCCATCGCAAGAGACCTGCGGCTTTGGAAAAGATGCCTGTATATCTGCCAGGTTTATGTTCTCACCCT TCACTGGCTTTCGGAGATGCAGCAGTACGGCCGAGTGTCTGATTCTTCAGAGCAACACTGCCATAAAAACCAAATGCTGCCATACGGACCTCTGCAATAATGTTGTCATTTAG
- the ly97.3 gene encoding CD59B glycoprotein produces MMKVLILAIALVLVVTGSMALDCNYCVPAKAGGACEVTAVTCPPEKGACAAAKFRRHPYGHYQKCMAMSDCEMVKQNAYINIKCCQKDFCNTFD; encoded by the exons ATGATGAAGGTCCTCATATTGGCTATTGCTCTTGTGCTGGTGGTGACAGGCA GTATGGCCCTGGATTGCAATTACTGTGTCCCAGCTAAAGCAGGAGGAGCCTGTGAGGTCACCGCAGTAACCTGCCCACCGGAGAAAGGCGCGTGTGCTGCTGCCAAGTTCCGCAGACATCCAT acggACATTACCAAAAGTGCATGGCCATGTCGGACTGTGAGATGGTGAAACAGAACGCTTACATCAACATCAAGTGCTGCCAGAAAGACTTCTGCAACACCTTTGATTGA